In Opisthocomus hoazin isolate bOpiHoa1 chromosome 3, bOpiHoa1.hap1, whole genome shotgun sequence, a genomic segment contains:
- the ANKRD46 gene encoding ankyrin repeat domain-containing protein 46 has product MSYVFVNDSSQTNVPLLQACIDGDFNYSKRLLESGFDPNIRDSRGRTGLHLAAARGNVDICQLLHKFGADLLATDYQGNTALHLCGHVDTIQFLVSNGLKIDICNHQGATPLVLAKRRGVNKDVIRLLESLEEQEVKGFNRGAHSKLETMQTAENESAMESHSLLNPNLQQGEGVLSSFRTTWQEFVEDLGFWRVLLLIIVIALLSLGIAYYVSGVLPFVENQPELVH; this is encoded by the exons ATGTCCTACGTTTTTGTAAACGACTCTTCCCAGACAAATGTGCCGCTGCTGCAGGCTTGCATTGATGGAGATTTTAACTATTCCAAACGACTGTTAGAGAGCGGTTTTGACCCAAATATTCGTGACAGCCGAGGCCGAACTGGCCTTCACCTTGCTGCAGCCAGAGGAAATGTAGACATCTGTCAACTCTTGCATAAATTTGGTGCTGACCTACTAGCCACTGATTACCAGGGTAACACAGCCCTTCACCTGTGTGGGCATGTGGATACCATCCAGTTCCTGGTTTCTAATGGACTTAAAATTGATATTTg CAATCACCAAGGTGCAACGCCGCTTGTTCTTGCAAAACGCAGGGGTGTGAATAAAGATGTGATTAGACTGCTGGAATCTTTAGAGGAGCAAGAGGTGAAAGGATTTAACAGAGGAGCTCACTCGAAGCTGGAAACGATGCAAACTGCTGAAAACGAAAG TGCGATGGAAAGCCATTCCCTCCTTAATCCAAACCTACAGCAAGGTGAAGGAGTTCTTTCCAGTTTCCGCACGACATGGCAAGAGTTTGTGGAAGACCTGGGCTTCTGGAGGGTGCTGCTCCTCATCATTGTCATTGCTCTGCTGTCGCTTGGAATAGCGTACTATGTTAGCGGGGTGCTTCCTTTCGTAGAAAACCAGCCTGAGCTGGTGCACTGA